One window of the Frigoribacterium sp. Leaf415 genome contains the following:
- a CDS encoding DNA-methyltransferase — MPLDWTTASPSLVVQGDNLDVTARLPDGGFTIVYLDPPFNTGRQQRRRSTTSVRSAEDSITSVTGFKGVQYERIRGDLMGYDDRFEDYWSFLEPRLAEAWRLLAPDGTLYLHLDYREAHYAKVLLDALFGRDCFLNEIIWAYDYGAKSRNRWPTKHDTILVYVKDPKRYHFDSTSVDREPYMAPGLVTPEKVARGKLPTDVWWHTIVSPTGREKTGYPTQKPEGVLRRIVQASSREGDWVLDFFAGSGTTGAVADALGRRYLLVDSNEEAVAVMRRRLPSARVESV, encoded by the coding sequence ATGCCCCTCGACTGGACCACCGCCTCCCCGAGCCTCGTGGTCCAGGGCGACAACCTCGACGTCACGGCCCGACTGCCCGACGGCGGATTCACGATCGTCTACCTCGACCCGCCGTTCAACACGGGGCGCCAGCAGCGGCGCCGATCGACGACGTCGGTGCGCAGCGCCGAGGACTCGATCACCTCGGTGACGGGCTTCAAGGGCGTGCAGTACGAACGCATCCGCGGCGACCTGATGGGCTACGACGACCGCTTCGAGGACTACTGGTCGTTCCTCGAGCCGCGCCTGGCCGAGGCCTGGCGGCTGCTCGCCCCCGACGGCACGCTCTACCTGCACCTCGACTACCGCGAGGCGCACTACGCGAAGGTGCTGCTCGACGCCCTGTTCGGTCGGGACTGCTTCTTGAACGAGATCATCTGGGCCTACGACTACGGCGCCAAGAGCCGCAACCGGTGGCCGACCAAGCACGACACGATCCTCGTCTACGTGAAGGACCCCAAGCGGTACCACTTCGACTCGACGAGCGTCGACCGCGAGCCGTACATGGCGCCGGGGCTCGTCACGCCCGAGAAGGTCGCCCGGGGCAAGCTGCCGACCGACGTGTGGTGGCACACGATCGTGTCGCCGACGGGTCGCGAGAAGACCGGTTACCCGACGCAGAAGCCCGAGGGCGTGCTGCGCCGCATCGTGCAGGCCTCGAGCCGAGAGGGTGACTGGGTGCTCGACTTCTTCGCCGGCAGCGGCACCACCGGCGCCGTGGCGGACGCCCTCGGCCGCCGTTACCTGCTCGTCGACAGCAACGAGGAGGCGGTGGCCGTCATGCGCAGACGGCTCCCGTCGGCGCGGGTCGAGTCGGTCTGA
- a CDS encoding HAD family hydrolase produces MSQAAAAPRPDDEPVAAADRWLVALDVDGTIMPEDGTISEAVLGEITRLHDQGHQVMIATGRSVSMTLPVMERLGLVSDYVVCANGAITLGRDESAPTGYRRVHVEEFDPTQVLSTIREALADAGAGYAVEDQEGLLRYCGSFPAAAAALNAEKVGFDDLVGRPATRVVVVSPDHDTEDFLTAVERMGLQHVNYNVGWTAWLDIAPDGVTKATALERVRQWLDVPRSQVLAAGDGRNDIDMLRWAAGEGRGVAMGQAPDDVAAVANEQTSSDLDDGLAEVLATL; encoded by the coding sequence ATGAGCCAGGCAGCCGCCGCACCCCGGCCCGACGACGAGCCCGTGGCCGCCGCCGACCGGTGGCTCGTCGCCCTCGACGTCGACGGCACGATCATGCCCGAGGACGGCACGATCTCCGAGGCCGTCCTGGGCGAGATCACGCGCCTCCACGACCAGGGTCACCAGGTCATGATCGCGACCGGGCGGTCGGTGTCGATGACGCTGCCGGTGATGGAGCGCCTCGGCCTCGTCTCGGACTACGTCGTCTGCGCGAACGGCGCGATCACCCTGGGTCGTGACGAGTCGGCCCCGACCGGGTACCGCCGCGTGCACGTGGAAGAGTTCGACCCGACCCAGGTGCTCTCGACGATCCGCGAGGCCCTGGCCGACGCCGGGGCCGGCTACGCCGTCGAAGACCAAGAGGGTCTGCTGCGGTACTGCGGGTCGTTCCCCGCCGCGGCGGCCGCGCTGAACGCCGAGAAGGTCGGGTTCGACGACCTCGTCGGCCGGCCCGCGACCCGTGTCGTCGTCGTCTCGCCCGACCACGACACCGAGGACTTCCTCACCGCCGTCGAGCGCATGGGCCTGCAGCACGTGAACTACAACGTCGGCTGGACGGCCTGGCTCGACATCGCCCCCGACGGCGTCACGAAGGCGACCGCCCTCGAGCGCGTGCGGCAGTGGCTCGACGTGCCGCGGTCGCAGGTGCTGGCCGCGGGTGACGGGCGCAACGACATCGACATGCTGCGCTGGGCCGCCGGCGAGGGGCGCGGGGTCGCCATGGGCCAGGCGCCCGACGACGTCGCCGCCGTGGCCAACGAGCAGACGTCGAGCGACCTGGACGACGGGCTCGCCGAGGTGCTCGCGACGCTCTGA
- the pheA gene encoding prephenate dehydratase produces the protein MPTRASSTTYSYLGPAGTFTEAALKQVPEAVGATWKSVNNVGEALADVVSGVSTAAMIAIENSVEGGVSATQDALATVPGLRIVGEYLVRVNFVLVARPGTRIEEVRVVNAHPVAYAQTHRWLERALPGHGHLPASSNVAAAASLLEEGGVGGSADAAVAPPGITDHHDLEVLARDIGDNDQAVTRFVLVSRTVPVPPATGADKTSLIVELPTDGSGALVDMLEQFATRGINLSLIQSRPIGDALGRYRFVIDLEGHVLDERVADALLGLKRFSPSVMFLGSYPRADGAPAEVSPRYDDEAFVEARDWLRGLISGLR, from the coding sequence ATGCCGACCCGCGCCTCCTCGACGACCTACAGCTATCTCGGGCCCGCGGGCACCTTCACCGAGGCGGCGCTCAAGCAGGTGCCCGAGGCCGTCGGAGCCACCTGGAAGAGCGTCAACAACGTCGGCGAGGCCCTGGCCGACGTCGTCTCGGGCGTCAGCACGGCCGCGATGATCGCCATCGAGAACAGCGTCGAGGGCGGCGTCAGCGCGACCCAGGACGCCCTCGCCACCGTGCCGGGCCTGCGGATCGTCGGCGAGTACCTGGTGCGCGTCAACTTCGTGCTCGTCGCCCGGCCGGGCACCCGCATCGAGGAGGTGCGGGTCGTCAACGCGCACCCGGTCGCCTACGCGCAGACCCACCGCTGGCTCGAGCGCGCCCTTCCCGGCCACGGGCACCTGCCGGCGTCGTCGAACGTCGCCGCCGCCGCGTCACTGCTCGAGGAGGGCGGGGTCGGAGGCTCCGCGGACGCCGCGGTCGCGCCTCCCGGCATCACCGACCACCACGACCTCGAGGTGCTCGCCCGCGACATCGGCGACAACGACCAGGCCGTCACGCGCTTCGTGCTGGTCAGCCGCACGGTGCCCGTGCCGCCCGCGACCGGTGCCGACAAGACGAGCCTGATCGTCGAGCTGCCGACCGACGGTTCGGGTGCCCTGGTCGACATGCTCGAGCAGTTCGCGACCCGCGGCATCAACCTCAGCCTGATCCAGTCACGGCCGATCGGCGACGCCCTCGGGCGCTACCGGTTCGTGATCGACCTCGAGGGGCACGTGCTCGACGAACGCGTCGCCGACGCCCTGCTCGGGCTGAAGCGATTCAGCCCGAGCGTGATGTTCCTCGGGTCGTACCCACGCGCCGACGGTGCCCCGGCCGAGGTCTCGCCGCGGTACGACGACGAGGCCTTCGTCGAGGCCCGCGACTGGTTGCGCGGGTTGATCAGCGGCCTGCGCTGA
- the pgm gene encoding phosphoglucomutase (alpha-D-glucose-1,6-bisphosphate-dependent) produces the protein MTDRAGTPAEASDLIDPEEVSAAYYELVPDVSKVEQKVVFGTSGHRGSSLDAAFNETHIAAITQAIVEYRAGQGITGPLFIGRDTHILSGPAERTAVEVLTGNDVKVLADAEGGYVPTPALSHAILVYNNDPANTDKADGIVVTPSHNPPRDGGFKYNPPHGGPADSDATNWIANRANEIIAAGNVDVKRGVGTPGRHDFLRGYVGDLVNIIDIDAIKKAGVKIGADPLGGASVEYWGAIRDVYGLDLTVTNPGVDPTWRFMTLDWDGKIRMDPSSPSAMASVVHRKDEFDVLTGNDADADRHGIVTPDGGLMNPNHYLAVAIDYLYTHRPEWRDDAAIGKTLVSSSIIDKVAESHGRRLWEVPVGFKWFVPGLVDGSVAFGGEESAGASFLRKDGTVWTTDKDGILLALLASEIIAVTGKTPSQLYAELVEEYGDPVYQRVDAAATKEQKTRLGKLDGDAIEATELAGDRITAKLSKAPGNDAAVGGVKVVTDKAWFAARPSGTEDVYKIYAESFEGPEHLARVQAEAKTIVDAALGA, from the coding sequence ATGACCGACCGTGCCGGAACCCCCGCAGAAGCCAGCGACCTGATCGACCCCGAAGAGGTCTCGGCCGCGTACTACGAGCTCGTCCCCGACGTCAGCAAGGTCGAGCAGAAGGTCGTCTTCGGCACCTCGGGCCACCGCGGCTCCTCGCTCGACGCGGCGTTCAACGAGACCCACATCGCCGCCATCACGCAGGCGATCGTCGAGTACCGGGCAGGCCAGGGCATCACCGGCCCGCTGTTCATCGGGCGCGACACGCACATCCTCAGCGGCCCGGCCGAGCGCACCGCGGTCGAGGTGCTCACCGGCAACGACGTGAAGGTGCTGGCCGACGCCGAGGGCGGCTACGTGCCGACGCCCGCGCTCAGCCACGCGATCCTGGTCTACAACAACGACCCGGCGAACACCGACAAGGCCGACGGCATCGTCGTCACCCCCAGCCACAACCCGCCCCGCGACGGCGGCTTCAAGTACAACCCGCCGCACGGCGGGCCGGCCGACAGCGATGCCACGAACTGGATCGCGAACCGCGCCAACGAGATCATCGCCGCCGGCAACGTCGACGTGAAGCGCGGCGTCGGCACGCCCGGCCGCCACGACTTCCTGCGTGGCTACGTGGGCGACCTCGTCAACATCATCGACATCGACGCCATCAAGAAGGCCGGCGTGAAGATCGGCGCCGACCCGCTCGGTGGCGCGAGCGTCGAGTACTGGGGCGCGATCCGCGACGTCTACGGCCTCGACCTCACGGTCACGAACCCCGGCGTCGACCCGACCTGGCGCTTCATGACGCTCGACTGGGACGGCAAGATCCGCATGGACCCGTCGAGCCCCTCGGCCATGGCCAGCGTCGTGCACCGCAAGGACGAGTTCGACGTGCTGACCGGCAACGACGCCGACGCCGACCGTCACGGCATCGTCACGCCCGACGGCGGCCTGATGAACCCGAACCACTACCTCGCGGTCGCCATCGACTACCTCTACACGCACCGTCCCGAGTGGCGTGACGACGCCGCGATCGGCAAGACCCTCGTCTCGTCGAGCATCATCGACAAGGTCGCCGAGTCGCACGGGCGTCGCCTGTGGGAGGTCCCGGTCGGGTTCAAGTGGTTCGTGCCCGGCCTGGTCGACGGCTCGGTCGCGTTCGGCGGCGAAGAGAGCGCCGGCGCCTCCTTCCTCCGCAAGGACGGCACCGTCTGGACGACCGACAAGGACGGCATCCTGCTGGCCCTGCTCGCGAGCGAGATCATCGCCGTCACCGGCAAGACCCCGTCGCAGCTCTACGCCGAGCTCGTCGAGGAGTACGGCGACCCGGTCTACCAGCGCGTCGACGCGGCGGCGACGAAAGAGCAGAAGACCCGCCTGGGCAAGCTCGACGGCGACGCCATCGAGGCGACCGAGCTCGCCGGTGACCGCATCACGGCGAAGCTCAGCAAGGCTCCGGGCAACGACGCGGCCGTCGGCGGCGTCAAGGTGGTCACCGACAAGGCCTGGTTCGCGGCCCGCCCGAGCGGCACCGAGGACGTCTACAAGATCTACGCCGAGTCGTTCGAGGGTCCCGAGCACCTCGCCCGCGTCCAGGCCGAGGCCAAGACGATCGTCGACGCCGCGCTGGGCGCCTGA
- the serS gene encoding serine--tRNA ligase, giving the protein MIDPQLLRESPDLVKLSQRARGDSESLVDDAVAADQARRAAIAAFEDLRAEQNAFGKTVAKAPKDEKKALVAQAQQLAARVKEAQVASNEADAVFDTAARGIGNLIVDGVPSGGEENFVTLREHGTRPSFDFEPLDHADLGEKLGAIDIKRGTKVSGSRFYFLRGIGARLELGLMNMALDLALKNDFTPLITPTLVRPEVMAGTGFLGSHADEVYHLPADDLYLTGTSEVALAGYHSDEILDVEAGPIRYAGWSTCYRREAGAAGKDNRGILRVHQFNKLEMFSYVHPDQAEAEHDALVGFQEAMLQALDLTYRVIDVAAGDLGSSAARKFDIEAWVPTQGTYRELSSTSNCTTFQARRLDTRYRTESGKTAPVATLNGTLATTRWLVAILETHQQADGSVVVPEALRGYLGGLEVIEPVA; this is encoded by the coding sequence GTGATCGATCCCCAGTTGCTCCGTGAATCCCCCGACCTCGTCAAGCTGAGCCAGCGGGCCCGGGGCGACTCCGAGTCGCTGGTCGACGACGCCGTGGCGGCCGACCAGGCCCGCCGCGCCGCGATCGCCGCCTTCGAAGACCTCCGCGCCGAGCAGAACGCCTTCGGCAAGACCGTCGCCAAGGCGCCGAAGGACGAGAAGAAGGCGCTCGTCGCGCAGGCGCAGCAGCTCGCCGCCCGCGTGAAGGAGGCGCAGGTCGCCTCGAACGAGGCCGATGCGGTCTTCGACACGGCCGCGCGCGGCATCGGCAACCTGATCGTCGACGGTGTGCCGTCGGGCGGCGAAGAGAACTTCGTGACGCTCCGTGAGCACGGCACCCGCCCCTCCTTCGATTTCGAGCCGCTCGACCACGCCGACCTCGGCGAGAAGCTCGGCGCGATCGACATCAAGCGCGGCACGAAGGTGTCGGGCTCGCGCTTCTACTTCCTGCGGGGCATCGGGGCGCGCCTCGAGCTCGGCCTGATGAACATGGCCCTCGACCTCGCGCTGAAGAACGACTTCACGCCGCTGATCACCCCCACGCTCGTGCGGCCCGAGGTCATGGCGGGCACCGGGTTCCTGGGGTCGCACGCCGACGAGGTCTACCACCTGCCCGCCGACGACCTGTACCTGACCGGCACGAGCGAGGTCGCGCTCGCCGGGTACCACTCCGACGAGATCCTCGACGTCGAGGCGGGCCCGATCCGCTACGCCGGCTGGTCGACCTGCTACCGCCGCGAGGCCGGGGCCGCCGGCAAGGACAACCGGGGCATCCTGCGCGTGCACCAGTTCAACAAGCTCGAGATGTTCAGCTACGTGCACCCCGACCAGGCCGAGGCCGAGCACGACGCGCTCGTGGGCTTCCAAGAGGCCATGCTGCAGGCGCTCGACCTGACCTACCGGGTCATCGACGTCGCGGCCGGCGACCTCGGCTCGAGCGCCGCGCGCAAGTTCGACATCGAGGCCTGGGTGCCGACGCAGGGCACCTACCGCGAGCTCAGCAGCACGTCGAACTGCACCACGTTCCAGGCCCGCCGGCTCGACACCCGCTACCGCACCGAGAGCGGCAAGACGGCGCCGGTCGCCACGCTGAACGGCACCCTGGCGACCACGCGCTGGCTCGTCGCGATCCTCGAGACGCACCAGCAGGCCGACGGTTCGGTGGTCGTGCCCGAGGCGCTGCGCGGCTACCTCGGCGGCCTCGAGGTCATCGAGCCGGTCGCATGA
- a CDS encoding M15 family metallopeptidase, producing MSRRPSLPHPAATVLAVVLSTGLLAACSGGAPEPSPSTSAATVSPTLTPTPTPTEEAPPTSPTTPAFDKAARSVDDPASLWVVSDKLRPLDPVDYVPADLVTPDVTHQNPPTLRAEAAAAVVAMFQAGEAEGAGAFQVQSAYRSYDTQVSVYAGWVQRLGQAQADAQSARPGFSEHQTGLALDISPVPLSCALQACFGDTPQGRWLATNAWRFGFLLRYPADKVAVTGFTFEPWHFRYVGVPLATEMHDTGVTTLEEFFGLPAAPDYAG from the coding sequence ATGTCACGCCGCCCCTCCCTGCCGCACCCCGCGGCCACCGTCCTGGCCGTCGTCCTCTCGACGGGCCTGCTGGCCGCGTGCTCGGGGGGCGCGCCCGAGCCGAGCCCGAGCACGTCGGCCGCGACCGTCTCGCCGACGCTCACCCCCACCCCGACTCCGACCGAGGAGGCGCCTCCTACGTCCCCCACGACACCCGCGTTCGACAAGGCGGCCCGGTCGGTCGACGACCCTGCCAGCCTCTGGGTGGTCAGCGACAAGCTGCGCCCCCTCGACCCGGTCGACTACGTGCCCGCCGACCTCGTGACGCCCGACGTGACACACCAGAACCCGCCGACCCTGCGAGCCGAGGCCGCCGCCGCGGTCGTCGCCATGTTCCAGGCGGGCGAGGCCGAGGGGGCCGGGGCGTTCCAGGTGCAGAGCGCGTACCGCTCGTACGACACCCAGGTGAGTGTCTACGCCGGCTGGGTCCAGCGCCTCGGGCAGGCGCAGGCCGACGCCCAGAGTGCCCGCCCCGGCTTCAGCGAACACCAGACCGGGCTCGCCCTCGACATCAGCCCCGTGCCGCTCAGCTGTGCGCTGCAGGCCTGCTTCGGCGACACGCCTCAGGGGAGGTGGCTGGCGACCAACGCGTGGCGCTTCGGGTTCTTGCTGCGCTACCCGGCCGACAAGGTGGCCGTGACCGGCTTCACCTTCGAGCCGTGGCACTTCCGGTACGTGGGCGTGCCGCTCGCCACCGAGATGCACGACACGGGCGTCACCACGCTCGAGGAGTTCTTCGGCCTGCCCGCCGCCCCCGACTACGCCGGCTGA
- a CDS encoding diacylglycerol/lipid kinase family protein produces the protein MTATSPSPAEHASAPEPETARQTAAVVYNPIKVDLDAIKTAVQRHEFSNGWGPTTFYETSKEDPGGEVTKQALAEGVDMVIAAGGDGTVRAVAEALQGTDASLALLPSGTGNLLARNLELSLDNLDDSIATAFSGRDRDIDLGVVDIEREDGSRETKAFVVMAGVGLDAKMLANTNDELKKRVGWLAYVDAIARALRDDNRIDVRYELDDQGRKSMRAHTIIVGNCGLLPANIMLLPDAAIDDGIFDIVALRPEGFFGWVQIWVKIVWENGILRRTHVGRRILAANSREVRTLRYNKGKKLVVRLDSPQDFEIDGDSVGKAVALRAVVDPGGLTVRVPADS, from the coding sequence ATGACCGCCACCTCCCCCTCCCCCGCCGAGCACGCCTCGGCGCCCGAGCCCGAGACGGCTCGCCAGACCGCCGCGGTCGTCTACAACCCGATCAAGGTCGACCTCGACGCGATCAAGACGGCCGTCCAGCGCCACGAGTTCTCGAACGGCTGGGGCCCCACGACGTTCTACGAGACCAGCAAGGAGGACCCGGGCGGCGAGGTGACCAAGCAGGCCCTCGCCGAGGGCGTCGACATGGTGATCGCCGCCGGTGGCGACGGCACCGTGCGTGCGGTCGCCGAGGCCCTCCAGGGCACCGACGCCTCCCTCGCCCTGCTGCCCTCGGGCACGGGCAACCTGCTGGCCCGCAACCTCGAGCTCTCGCTCGACAACCTCGACGACTCGATCGCGACGGCGTTCAGCGGTCGCGACCGCGACATCGACCTCGGCGTCGTCGACATCGAGCGTGAGGACGGATCTCGCGAGACCAAGGCGTTCGTCGTCATGGCGGGCGTCGGCCTCGACGCCAAGATGCTCGCGAACACCAACGACGAGCTGAAGAAGCGAGTCGGCTGGCTCGCCTACGTCGACGCCATCGCCCGGGCCCTGCGCGACGACAACCGGATCGACGTCCGCTACGAGCTCGACGACCAGGGCCGCAAGTCGATGCGCGCCCACACGATCATCGTCGGCAACTGCGGGCTGCTGCCGGCGAACATCATGCTGCTGCCCGACGCCGCGATCGACGACGGCATCTTCGACATCGTCGCCCTGCGCCCCGAGGGATTCTTCGGCTGGGTGCAGATCTGGGTCAAGATCGTGTGGGAGAACGGCATCCTGCGCCGCACGCACGTCGGTCGCCGCATCCTCGCCGCGAACAGCCGCGAGGTGCGCACCCTGCGTTACAACAAGGGCAAGAAGCTCGTCGTGCGCCTCGACTCCCCCCAGGACTTCGAGATCGACGGCGACTCGGTCGGCAAGGCCGTCGCCCTGCGCGCGGTCGTCGACCCGGGCGGCCTGACGGTCCGCGTGCCGGCCGACTCCTGA
- a CDS encoding GNAT family N-acetyltransferase: protein MTTEVENRPTQNQYALVEDGETIGFAAYDVVGHEIRFTHTEIEPSRRSAGLGAQLVQGALDDVRANTDLRVVPLCPFVVDFVEDHVDYRELLDR, encoded by the coding sequence ATGACCACCGAGGTAGAGAACCGCCCCACGCAGAACCAGTACGCCCTCGTCGAGGACGGCGAGACGATCGGCTTCGCGGCCTACGACGTCGTCGGCCACGAGATCCGGTTCACCCACACCGAGATCGAGCCCAGCCGACGTTCGGCCGGCCTCGGGGCCCAACTCGTCCAGGGCGCCCTCGACGACGTGCGCGCGAACACCGACCTCCGCGTCGTGCCGCTCTGCCCGTTCGTGGTCGACTTCGTCGAGGACCACGTCGACTACCGCGAGCTGCTCGACCGCTGA
- a CDS encoding MarR family winged helix-turn-helix transcriptional regulator, translating into MPDQHATAAPFDASGYWYSSSTEERGVTVLNTLRAYRAAEVAMRARTRKSMKMNDTDLAALRFLLRAQRIGDPVSAKELAAQLKITSASTSVLINRLVASGHMLRHPHPSDKRGVLLTATGESNSEVRDTMAAMHARMISTAESLDADEAAVVVGFLQRMTAAIEIDDHHVDGDPADAADAADTADAADATSAGHPAS; encoded by the coding sequence ATGCCCGATCAGCACGCCACCGCCGCACCCTTCGACGCGTCCGGCTATTGGTACAGCAGCAGCACCGAAGAGCGTGGCGTCACGGTGCTGAACACCCTCCGCGCCTACCGCGCCGCCGAGGTCGCGATGCGGGCCCGCACCCGCAAATCGATGAAGATGAACGACACCGACCTCGCGGCCCTCCGGTTCCTCCTCCGGGCCCAGCGAATCGGCGATCCCGTCAGCGCGAAAGAGTTGGCCGCCCAGCTGAAGATCACCTCGGCCTCGACGTCGGTGCTGATCAACCGCCTGGTCGCGAGCGGGCACATGCTGCGCCACCCGCACCCGTCCGACAAGCGTGGCGTGCTGCTGACCGCCACGGGCGAGTCGAACTCCGAGGTACGCGACACCATGGCGGCGATGCACGCCCGCATGATCTCGACGGCCGAGTCACTCGACGCCGACGAGGCCGCCGTGGTCGTGGGCTTCCTGCAGCGCATGACGGCCGCGATCGAGATCGACGACCACCACGTCGACGGCGACCCGGCGGACGCGGCGGACGCGGCGGACACGGCGGATGCAGCGGACGCGACAAGCGCAGGTCACCCCGCTTCCTGA
- a CDS encoding MDR family MFS transporter: MSSAAPAPTTTAPAERQGLMTHRQILYVIFGLMAGMFLSALDQTIVGTSMRTIADDLDGLSLQAWVTTAYLIVSTISTPIYGKLSDIFGRRPLFLIAITIFLLGSIAAGFSESMYQLAIFRAIQGMGAGGLMALPLTIMGDILAPRERAKYQGYFLAVFGISSVIGPLVGGLFAGADQILFVTGWRWVFLINVPIGIVALFIVVRFLHIPGQKRRENVRIDWFGAAAVIVAAVPLLLVAEQGRTWGWSSPGAFACYVIGAVGIVAFVVIERSMGDDALIPLKLFRNPTFSMATVLGVLVGFGMFGALLTVPLYLQLVNGATPTESGFQMLPMIAGLMISSIVAGQLISRTGRYKIFPITGTAFMAAGFFWFTNLSFDKPYWFMMIGMLLVGLGLGQLMQTLTIASQNSVGARDIGVATSASTFFRQIGGTLGTAVLFSVLFSRIPQTIAAAFADSSLQGRAQAALADQSVLTDPANASILKLYQAAGNGDTSQVSGALDGNTSFLNTADRRLAAPFLDGFANAAVTVFWVALAVVLVAFVLSFFLKATPLRQKSAIDEAADDARAAVAADAALSAQAAAAQTGSLVAPDTGSIDVVPARERRDDTPPRP, translated from the coding sequence ATGTCGAGCGCCGCCCCAGCCCCCACGACCACGGCCCCCGCCGAGCGCCAGGGCCTGATGACCCACCGCCAGATCCTGTACGTCATCTTCGGCCTGATGGCGGGCATGTTCCTCTCGGCCCTCGACCAGACGATCGTGGGCACCTCGATGCGGACGATCGCCGACGACCTCGACGGGCTCAGCCTCCAGGCCTGGGTGACGACCGCCTACCTGATCGTGTCGACCATCTCGACGCCGATCTACGGCAAGCTCAGCGACATCTTCGGGCGGAGACCGCTCTTCCTGATCGCCATCACGATCTTCCTGCTGGGGTCGATCGCGGCCGGCTTCTCCGAGAGCATGTACCAGCTCGCGATCTTCCGGGCCATCCAGGGCATGGGCGCCGGTGGCCTGATGGCCCTGCCGCTGACGATCATGGGCGACATCCTCGCCCCGCGTGAGCGTGCCAAGTACCAGGGCTACTTCCTGGCCGTGTTCGGCATCTCGAGCGTCATCGGCCCACTCGTCGGCGGACTGTTCGCCGGAGCCGACCAGATCCTCTTCGTCACCGGCTGGCGCTGGGTGTTCCTGATCAACGTGCCGATCGGCATCGTGGCGCTGTTCATCGTCGTGCGGTTCCTGCACATCCCGGGCCAGAAGCGACGCGAGAACGTGCGCATCGACTGGTTCGGCGCCGCGGCGGTCATCGTCGCCGCCGTGCCGCTGCTGCTGGTAGCCGAGCAGGGCCGCACCTGGGGCTGGAGCTCGCCCGGCGCCTTCGCCTGCTACGTGATCGGAGCCGTCGGCATCGTCGCGTTCGTCGTGATCGAGCGGTCGATGGGCGACGACGCCCTGATCCCGCTCAAGCTGTTCCGCAACCCGACCTTCTCGATGGCGACCGTGCTCGGCGTGCTCGTCGGCTTCGGCATGTTCGGCGCCTTGCTGACGGTGCCGCTGTACCTGCAGCTCGTGAACGGCGCGACGCCGACCGAGAGCGGCTTCCAGATGCTGCCGATGATCGCCGGCCTGATGATCTCGTCGATCGTCGCCGGCCAGCTCATCTCCCGCACGGGCCGGTACAAGATCTTCCCGATCACGGGCACGGCGTTCATGGCCGCCGGGTTCTTCTGGTTCACGAACCTCTCGTTCGACAAGCCGTACTGGTTCATGATGATCGGCATGCTGCTCGTCGGCCTGGGCCTCGGGCAGCTGATGCAGACCCTGACCATCGCCTCCCAGAACTCGGTCGGCGCCCGCGACATCGGCGTGGCCACGTCGGCGTCGACGTTCTTCCGGCAGATCGGCGGCACGCTCGGCACGGCCGTGCTGTTCTCCGTGCTGTTCAGCCGCATCCCCCAGACCATCGCCGCCGCGTTCGCCGACTCGAGCCTGCAGGGCCGAGCCCAGGCCGCCCTCGCCGACCAGTCGGTGCTGACCGACCCGGCGAACGCCTCGATCCTGAAGCTCTACCAGGCGGCCGGCAACGGTGACACGTCGCAGGTCAGCGGGGCGCTCGACGGCAACACGTCGTTCCTCAACACGGCCGACCGACGCCTCGCCGCGCCGTTCCTCGACGGCTTCGCGAACGCGGCGGTGACCGTGTTCTGGGTCGCCCTGGCGGTCGTGCTGGTGGCCTTCGTGCTGAGCTTCTTCCTCAAGGCCACGCCACTGCGTCAGAAGTCGGCCATCGACGAGGCGGCCGACGACGCGCGAGCCGCCGTGGCCGCCGACGCCGCGCTCTCGGCCCAGGCCGCCGCCGCTCAGACCGGCTCGCTCGTCGCACCCGACACCGGCTCGATCGACGTCGTGCCCGCGCGCGAGCGGCGTGACGACACCCCGCCACGGCCCTGA